The genomic window GAGGCATCGACCTGGATAAAGTCGTGGTAAACCATATCTTCTCCCGATTTGATGGAACGGTTGAGAGCGCTGATGATTCCAGTGGTCACTGTGTGCTGAAGACCAAAAGGATTGCCTATGGCGAGCACCGTCTCGCCAATCATCAAATCGTCCGAACGTCCCATTTCGACAAAAGGCAGCGGCTGGTCGGAATCGATCTTAATCACGGCCAGGTCCGATTTCCGATCCGCTCCGATCAAACGGGCGTCGAATTCGCGCTTGTCAATCAGAGTCACCTTGATTCTAACCGCCTTGCCGATCACATGTTCATTGGTCAGGATGTATCCCTCGGGATTGATGAGGACTCCCGAACCAAGGCTCCGTCGTTGTTGATCGAAATTAGGAATAAAATCCTTTAAAAACCGATCGAAGACATCACCTCCAAAATTACCTCCACCAAAACTCCGAAATGGATTCCCGCGCTGAGGAGGCGCCTCCTCGGTATAGATATTGACCACCATCGGGCCGACTTTTTCAACCGCTAAGACCAAAGGGGTTCTTCGGCTGGATTCTGAATGAGAAAAACCAGGGAAAGAGTTTAGTAAAAGGAACCAAAACAGGAGGGCAGAGAGAATAGCGGGTCTTACTATCCGGGGAAATAGCATAATAAGAAATTTAAGTGGGGTAAGGATTGAGATGGTGGACCGGAATTGGCCCACCATCTTCATCAAGTCAATACAAAATGGAAGGTTGAATGATTAGCAGGTTGCTGAAAAACTATTTTTGGGACCTTAAAATGTTAATTTCAAGTTTACTGTTAATTTAAGAAAACCAGTAGCACAGGCTTTCTAGCCTGTGCGCACAGCCTGGAAAGGCTGTGCCACTTAAAAGCAAAAACCTGTAAAACTTAACTCGCTGACGGATTTTTCTCTTTTTCAGCAACCTGTTAGAGTTTAACCCTAAACCCCTAGTTCATTTTAACAGCCACATAGATCGTGGTTCCTCCTCTGCGGACAAGAAACAACACCGTGCTTTCTTTTTTTACCGCAGAAGTGACGTTATCGTAATCCTGAACAGAATTAACAGGAGTTCGGTTGATTTCTGTTATCACATCGCCTCTACGGATTCCCGCTTCTCCTGCAGCACCATCAGCCGCTACATCGGAAACAAGAACCCCATCTGGAGAATCCAACTGAAGGCTCGCCATGAGTTCTGGAGTGATGTCCTGAACTTGCAGACCCACAGGATCTTCCTTGGCGGCGACCTGTGTTTCTCCTTCTTTCAGAACCTCGATGGTGATATTGAAAACTTTTCTTTTGCCATCGCGGATCACTTCCACGGGAACCTGCGAGTCGGGGGAGGTCCTGGCCACAATTTTTGGCAAGGTTTCTATTTCATCGATATCTTCCTTATTGAATTTAACGATGACGTCCCCTCTTTTGATTCCAGCTTTATCTGCAGGACCCTCGGGAATCACATCACCCACCAGAGCTCCTTTGGCAACCTTCAGACCAAAGGACTTGGCCAATTCGGGAGTGATTTTCTGGATCATGACTCCCAGCCACCCGCGCGTCACACTGCCCTTTTCCTTCAGATCCTTGAGAATGGTCTTGGCAATATTAATGGGAATGGCGAAACCGATGCCGACATTGCCGCCGGAATTGCCAGATATAATCGCGGTATTGATGCCAATGACATCGCCTTTGATATTGATCAAAGGCCCACCGCTGTTGCCAGGATTGATCGATGCATCGGTCTGGATAAATTCGTCATAAGGCCCGGCCCCGATGTTCCGGCTGAGAGCGCTGACCACGCCTACCGTGACCGTATGGCTCAAGCCAAATGGATTGCCTATCGCCATGACCCATTCCCCGACTTCCAGGTTCTCTGAATCTCCAAGATTCAAATGGGGGAAAGGTTTGGTGTTGCCTTCTTTTCTTACAATCTTGATCAACGCAATATCGGTTTTGGAATCGGCTCCAATCAACGTCGCGGTGTGCTCCTTATCATCATCCAGAGTAACGGTGATTTCATCCGCTCCGTCAACCACATGGAAATTGGTGAGGACAAAACCCTCGGGATCAATGATGAACCCGGAACCCATACCCCCTTTAGGCCGTTGCTCCGGACGTTGTTGTCCGAAAAAACGATCATAAAAATCCTTGAAAGGATCAGGACCGCCTCCCGGAGGAGAAGAAGGTGGAGGGGGAGCCTGAAATTGCCTGGCACTCGGTTGGGCTTGTCTTTTGGCTTTGACGCTCACGTTGACCACCGCCGGGTTCTGCTTTTTGGCGATATCAACAAATATGTTACTTGCCAGGGGGACCGTATCGCTACTCAATGCAAACGCCTGCTCTAAATACCCTTTACCATTGCTCCCAAACGAAACCGGCAAGAGCAATGCGCCCGCAAGCATCAAAACAAAGGGGAGTTTAACAATCTTTAAATTCATGTGTGACCTCGCTATACGATCCAAATTAATGAAAGTGTTCAATCCCCATACGGGATCTTCTGCCGAAATGAATTACTGCTTTAAAGAAGCACGCTGTTCCAGTGCAATTCTTTTCAGGCTACTAAATCTGATATTAATCAAATATTAAAGCAGGATTAATTTTTCTTAACCTCTACGCCCGGGAGCATGACCGCCAATGGTCGAAATAAGAAGAAAAATCATGCGCGGCTTTTCAGAGTCTGCAAATGAAAAGTAAATGAAAAGTAAATGAAACGAGCTTATTCCAAATAGTAATAAAGAATAAATCCTTTTTGTGAAGCAAAACCTGACAAGACCCAACTTTTCAGAGATTCCCTCTAAAACTGTTTGGCTCCAGCCAACCTTTTAAAAAATAATAACTTTTCAGTGTACTTATTATAATTAGCCAGAGTTCTTTTTACAACCTCCATTTCCTAAGATGCTTCGACCCTTCCAGAATTACTTATTGACTCATAGTTTTATATAACAGATAATTATTCAAACAGTTCGAGTCCCGTTAAGGGAACCGGGCGAGAGAATCCGGGAATTTTCTCCAACGAGTTGCGCAAATTGCCCAAACTGACTTTTTCTACCCAAAATGGCTGGTTCCCTTAAAAATTTTCTTCGTCCGCCTAAAATATCCTGGCAAAGATCTTTTGGAGGCACTCCACCTTGCTTTTATTCATTTACCCAGGGTTTCTCCCTGTTCAACCGATGAGTATTTTCTTAGCTGCCCTGGGATTGATGATGGTGTTTGAAGGCATTCCTTATTTCTGTTTTCCAGCTCAGGTAAAGGCCTTCGCGCGCAAAATCCCGGAGATTCCCGATACCACCTTACGGATCGTGGGCTTATTTCTCATGCTGCTAGGATTAGCAGTCGCTTATTTTGGGAGGTTCATTACTGATAATGCATAAACGAATCACTATTCTGACTTTCATTTTGATGGCATCATTACTGCTTTTTTCTTTAGGCGGGTGCGCCGGGAAAAAGAAGACTATAAATTCCGAGGATGCATCAGCGGGGTTTTCAGATGTTGCCTACCCGTTCACCGATGTGCCCATCCCTGCCGGATTCAAGTCCGACCGGGATAAATCCTTTATTTATGAATCCGGCAGTGGATCGATCAAGGTGGGGCGGTTGTATTATTCAGGTTGGAACGGCGCTCAGGAAGTGGTGAATTATTACCAAAATGCCATGATCAACAAAGGATGGAAGATGATCAACGCAATGCAACATGGCGGGATGATCTTGAATTACGAGAAAAAAGGCTGGGTGTGCACCCTGATCGTCACGGAAGCCATGCTCAAAACACACCTGGAAATACAAATTAATCCCAAATAATTCATCAGGTAGTGGTACAATCCTTCTGTCCTTGATCCCTGAAATCTTCCGGGGATCAAAGCGGTTCTGATAAAAATTTTTCCTTCTTCGCTTTAATTATAAAAATGTCTGAAACGAGTCCTTTCTCAAGGCAACTCATTCTGGATTTCCCTTCGCGTCCTGAATTCAAGTTTTCCAACTTTGTGATATCGGAAGGATCCCGGTTCGCCTACGAAGTGGCCCGGCAAATCACATCGGACGCCCCGCTCTCCTACAGCACGCTTTACCTGTACGGAGACCGCAACCTGGGAAAGACGCATCTGCTGATGGCCATCGGCAATCATATTTCGGAAACTCAGCCCGACAAAAAAGTGATTTTTCTTAATGGGCAGGAATTCGTGCGCAAAATTGGAGAGAAAAACTCCGAGGAAGTCACGCAAACGCTCCGCCTATTACTGGAAGCGGACTATTTTCTGCTGGACGATGCCGATTTCCTGGCAAAACAACCCATAGCCCAGGAAAAGCTTTACCATATTTACAACACCTTGCAGGAAAATAATAAAAAAGCAGTTTTCGCCGGACTGCACAGTCCGGAAAAGCTCGCCGCCACCGAACCCTACCTGAAATCCAGATTTCTGTGGGGCATGACGGCGGAAATCAAACCGATAGACGACACGACGACGGCGAAAATACTCACCAAGCTTGGCAATGATATCGGACTGAACATTCCAGAAAAAACCATAAACTACCTGCTGACTCACATCCCCAGAGATTTTTTGTCCATCAAAAACTCCGTGGAAAAAATAAATCAGGAATCTTTCCTGCGTAAAAGGAAAGTTTCCATTCCTCTAGCCAAAGAGGCTCTAAACCGTCCCTAAGAAAATGAAGGCTTCGCAGTTGAATATCGCCACTCTGTTGGATCAGGTCGCTCGGGAAAACCCGAAAACGCCAGCAGTCATCGTTCCCTGGCAAAAACGCAAAATCAGTTTCCAGGAACTTCACGAGGACAGTAATCGTCTGGCCTCGGGACTGATCCGCATAGGAATTGCCAAAGGCGACCGGGTGCTTTTGCTCGTTCCCTTCAGTATCGAATTCATCACCCTGACATTCGCCCTGCTTAAAGCCGGAGCGGTTGCCGTATTGATCGACCCCGGTCTGGGACGGAAAAACATGCTGCAATGCATCAAGCAAGCTCAGGCCAAGGGAATGATCGCCATCCCGAAAGCCTTTGCCGCAAGAAAATTATTTCCCAAGCCGTTTCAGGACATCGAAATATCCGTCACCGTGGGCCGCCGCTGGTTTTGGGGCGGAAACACATTGGACCAGATAAGAAAGCTGGGCGCAGAAGATATCCCGCCTGCGGAAATCAACGAAAATGATCCCGCCGCCATACTTTTTACCAGCGGCAGCACCGGGCCGTCTAAAGGCGTTTTGTACACCCACAGCATGTTTCTTCATCAGGTCGAGGTTTTACGATCATCCTTTGGGATTCAACCGGGGGAAATCGATTTACCGACGTTCCCGCTCTTCGGTCTGTTCGACCCCTTACTGGGGATGATCTGTGTGCTGCCAGAAATGGACTTCACCCAACCCGCCAGCGTGAACCCGGAAAAATTGATAAAACTCATAAAGAAATTCGCCATCACCAATAGTTTCGGTTCTCCCGCACTGTGGGACACAGTGAGTCGGCACTGCATCGACCAGAAAATCACTCTGCCTTCTATCAAACGAATTTTGATGGCCGGGGCTCCCGTACCCGGAACCTTGATCCAACGGTTTGATCAAATTCTAGAGGACAGCGCGGAAATCCATACCCCTTATGGAGCAACGGAAGCCCTGCCGGTCACCTCAATAGAAAGAAAAACCATTCTCGGCGAAACCTGGGGGAAAACCCAACAGGGCCTGGGCCTTTGCGTTGGGCATCCGGTTCCTTGCATGCAACTTAAAATTATAAAAATCACCGATGATTCCATCCCGTTTTGGAGTCCTGATCTAGAACAACCTGCCTATGAAGTGGGTGAAGTTGCAGTTCAGAGCCCCTGGGTCACCCGGAAATATTTTAATCCCCTGAGTCCCGCCAATGAACTCGCAAAAATTGCCGATGGGGACAACTTCTGGCATAGAATGGGAGACTTGGGTTGGCTGGACGAACAAGGCCGTGTGTGGTTCTGCGGCAGGAAAAGCCAACGCGTGATAACCAAGAGCAAAACTCTTTACACCATCCCCTGCGAAGCCATTTTCAATCAGCACCCCAGGGTCAGGCGTTCGGCCCTTGTCGGGGTGGGAGAACAGGGCCTGCAAGAACCTGTCATGGTGATAGAACCTGAGGACACCAAGCTCACCCCGGATTCCAAAGAGACGAAAGCTCTCATGCAAGAACTTCTCGAACGGGGAAAACAGTACCCGCACACGGAGGAAATTAAGTTCTTCCTTATTCATCCCAATTTTCCCGTGGATATCCGCCACAACGCGAAAATCTTCCGTGAGCAACTGGCAACCTGGGCCGAGGAAAAAATAACCGAATGAAAGAAAAAACCATTTTCAATGTTTTAAAACCCGATTCACACGCAAAAGTTCTGCTATACATTTTCCTGGTCGCGCTGGCCTTCAGGCTTTGGGGCGTGACCAATCCTCTGCTCGATTTTCACAGCTGGCGCCAAACGCTGACAGCCACCATCGCCCAGAACTTTTATTTAGAGGAGATGAATCTCCTCCAACCCGCAACCAATTGGGTCCACGAATACTACGAATTTGAATTTCAAGTTTACCCCTACCTCGTGGCCTTGCTGTACAAAATATTTGGTTTTCACGACATCCTGGGCCGCGTGGTTTCCATCGCTTTTTCTCTGGGAACCGTGGGCATGCTGTATCTATTGGGAAAAAGGTATTACGACCCGGCCACGGGGCTGGTAGCGGCGGCTATATTCTCAATTTTACCCATGTCGGTTTTTTACACACGCGCCTTCATGCCGGAATCGGCGATGCTGTTTTTTTCCGTCGCCATGCTTTATTCCTTTACCCGATGGCTGGATACCGGCACATGGAGAGACTTTTTCCTGGCGTCTCTGTTCACAACGCTCACTTTTCTGATCAAACTCCCCACCCTATACATGGGCGGCCCGCTGCTGTTTCTGGCCTGGTTGAAATTTGGAAAAACCATTTTCGCTCAATACAAACTATATCTGTTCGTCCTGCTCATCCTCGCACCGCCCTTGTTGTGGTATAGCCACATGGCGGATTTACACGCCCAGGCACATCAGGGCGAGAGCATCTGGCTGGGCAACGACAAATTGGCAAATCAGGGAATTCTTTTTGACTATAAATTTTATAAGCTGATTTTCTGGACCCGGCTGGTGGAAAAGATGTTTGCCTTCACGGCGTTCCCGTTTTTGGTCCTCGGGATGCTATCCAAAACAGAGCGCAAGGAACAATACCTGTTTCATGTCTGGTTTTTCTCGGTCTGCGCTTATTTTTTAATAGTGGCTGTGGGCAACCAGGTGCATGAATACTATCAACTTCCCATCATTCCTGTTGGCTCGGTTTTTGTCGGAATTTTTCTTGCAAAGTTTTTCAAGGCCCATCCGAATCCAGGAGCCTGGAAACGGGACATCAAGGTGGGACTGGTTTTGCTGATGATCGTCTTTATTCCCATTCATTCCATTTATAAATTAAATAAACGCTTGAATTTTAATCGGGACTACATGACCATCGGGGAAGTAATAAAAGAAAACAGCGGAGAAAATGACCGCATCCTGCTTCAGGATGTGGGCGCTAACAGACCGCAAACGTTTTATTACAGCGACCGAAAAGGCTGGACCCTGGGCTATCGTCAAAATTTAAGCCCAAAGGATATCGATCAATACATAGCTAACGGCGCGGCTTATTACGCCATGGCAAAAATTGATTTGGAAACTGTGAACAAGGAATTGTTCGATTACCTGTCAACCGCCCACCAGTTAGTCACCAGAGACTCACAACTCACTCTGTTCAAGCTAAACCGCCCGACTTCTTCTTATCAGTCCCCCTAAAACCGCATCGCAAAATCCAGGCCGACTTCCTTCTTCGAAACTCTGGGATAAATGGTATAATGCCTGCCTTTTTTGTCGCTGTGCAGTTTCAGAATGGTCTTCGAGACAAAATAACCCAGGGCACCACCTAAAAATATATCGGAAGCCCAGTGCTTGTTGTCGTTGATTCTCGACAACCCTGTTAAAGCGGCCACGCTGTATGCGATTGGGGCAACCAGCGGCTTGTCATCGTATTCGGAAGCGATGACGGTGGCGATGGAAAATGCAGAGGATGTGTGCCCGGAAGGAAACGAAACGTTGTCGAAATCAAACCCGCTCCATTCACGCGAGTTCTCGGCTGAACCGGGACGGGTTCTGCCTGAGGAAAATTTCAGTGCAAAAGTGAATATTCCGGTCACCGCGAAACTTTCCACACTCAACAGGGCAACCCGTTTGGCTTTATCATTTTTCGCAAAATGACCATACACATAAAAGGCCACCAAACCGGGAAAGGTATACCCCCCGTTGCCAAAAGGTTCAAGCACTGCCGCAACATCATCGGTAGTCGCACTGCGTTTATCCTGGGCAAAATCCCGAATCTCGTCATCAAGCGCAAAGAAAGCCCCCGTGACCCCCAGAACCAGAGAGGCTTTGAGCCAGTCGGAGGTATTCCACTGCAGGGGGGAAAGCAAAATATATTTCGTGTCGGAAAGGATGCCTAGAAAGTAATCCGTGTTTAACTTCGGGCTGTATTGTTCGTTGGGGGAGGTGGAAACTTTTTGGACCGATGCCCTCTTTCTTGTCCTTTTCGCCAACAAGGTTTTTCCTTGAAGGCATCGCCCTTCACATGAAGCCACTTGTTCGCTGGAAAATGATTTCGATGTAAAAAGGTCGGAACTAAAATAGTTTGAGGTTTCTTGTGGGTTCAGGGGCGCTGCATAGCTTAGGGTGACCCAACCAAGAACAGCCAAAAACACCCCAACCGCAGATTTCAATCGTAGACCTTTCCTCAATTCCGTCCCCCGAAAAATTTTTATTTAACAACCGACACCCATTTCGCTAGGGGGATGCCTGCATAGGAACAAACATAATATTTTGTGTGATTTTCTTATATACGTTTTCCCGAAAGGAATCAACTAGTAATAGGAAAATCAAACATTTAAATTGAAATAGATCGCGGGTGAGCTTTTTCAGAGAGAGGTGAACTCAAAATCAATAGATCTGGAAATTCTTGCAGTGGATTCGGCAGAGGGAAGAAGTTCGGGATTATCGTGGACACGATTTTCACCAGATATTATTTTACCTCTTGTAGGTGGTTCAATACGGTCTCCAGGAGTTTGGGTGAAAAAAGTTTACCTGCAAGATTTTTTCTAGTAACGGCTCCGGCCTGATGAAATTCTTCAATGACCTTTTTCTCCGGCAACTCAGTCAACTGCACTCCGTTATCCTGCATGATTTTAATGGAACTGCCATTGTCCTTCTGGATGGTTTGCACCAACTGTTTGAGGTATTTTTCACTGAGTTTTTTCAGAATCGGTTTGCAATCCTCTGGAAGACTGTCAAATTTTTTTTTGGAAATCAACACCGCGCCGGTTGCATACCCCATCCTGAGCTGCGACATGTACTTCACTTTGGTAAACCATTGCAGGGCCAATGCTCCCTGAGACGAAGCATAAATCGTGTCCAGCAGTCCCGTTTGCAGGGACATCAACACATCGGTCACAGACAGAGGCACTGGTTTTACGCCGAGGGCCTTGTAGGTTTCTTCCACAAGCGGGTCCCCCTCCCACATCCAGGGTTTGGTCTTTTTTATATCTTCAACAGAATGAATTTCCTGAGTGGAAAAAAAATGCACCCAGCCCACCGGCACCCAGCCCAAAAGGACATATCCATTTTCTTCAAACTTATCGGTAAAATAACCGTTCATTTTCTCGTAGACGTGCTGAATCTCCTGATCCGTATTAAAAAGAAACGGCAAATCAAGGACTCTCACCTCCGGCAGGATCTCCCCCAACCCTACGCCCGTAAAACCGGCGGCATGAATCTGCCCAATCCGCATTTTGCGAATGACATCTCTCTCATCTCCAGAGACGCCCCCCGGATAAAACTGGAAGGTAACGCGGCCATCCGTATTTTTTTCCACATCATCCGCCAGTCGGCGAATTTCCTTCATCCAGGAAGATCCCTCAGGCGCCAGGGTCGCAAACTTGATACGGGTTTTTTTACCCTCTGCGAAAGACACCCCAGGACTCAACAGCAGAAACCCTGCGGTCGCAAGGACGAGGCCATACGAAAATATCTTTCGCATAGAATTAGAAAAGGTGAACATCATTTTTTTTACCGGGATTTATCAGCAGGGGAATCAATTTCAGGAGTGGAGATAGCGAATCAAAACAGCTCACCCAACAATTTCAAAAGCCGTCTGGCTTTTATTTTTGCGACTTCGTTAGCCAATCGCTGTTCGGGAAGAATATCCGACGGGGTTTTAATCACCGCTTTTAATTGATCCTCAAACAAATTTCTGTCCTGGACCTGAACGGCATAGGTTTTTGCATATAAAACGCGGGACATAAGGAACCGGCTGCTGGTCAGAGTTAGACTCTTAATAAAATGTTTACGCGCTTTTTCGGGATCACCTCCCAATAATTTGCTCCGGCTGCCGTAGAAGGCGCCCAGAAACAGGTGCGGCCCCGCATAATGATAGGTTTCATCCAACTCCAACACCAGATTCATCAGCAATTCCACCTTGGACACATCCGCGAATGCATTTGGGATATCAAGACTGAGCATCAGCCACCCGCCCCAACATTGGCCCGTCCAAAAAAGAGAGGGAACGTTTTTCACGGTCATCTTCCTTAACGATTTCTTGAATCGCTCCAGGCCCAATTTATCAATTCGTTTGATTCCTGTCTCCACCTCCAGAGCGCGCAAAGCGTAATCCCTGCCCCTGAGATACAGGGCAGACGCCCGGTCCGGTTGCGTCTCTTCAACAAAACTAAAGGCATAACCGCAAAACCCTTCGGACAAGGCATGCAAAAGGGTCAAATTTTTCTCATCCCCCTTCAAAAACCCTTCCAGCATTTTCAAATTGGCGGGAATGGCTTTCTCAGCCAGGTCGGGGTCCGCTTCTTCCTGAATAGAGGCATATTGGCCTTCGACTAAAGGAAGGGCCGCTCGAACCGCCATCTGCTCGCCAGAACAGCCTCCAAAAATCAGGGTCAAAAATAAAATAAAACAGGATATATGTCTCATGGCACCATAATGTAT from Nitrospinota bacterium includes these protein-coding regions:
- a CDS encoding fatty acid CoA ligase family protein, whose amino-acid sequence is MKASQLNIATLLDQVARENPKTPAVIVPWQKRKISFQELHEDSNRLASGLIRIGIAKGDRVLLLVPFSIEFITLTFALLKAGAVAVLIDPGLGRKNMLQCIKQAQAKGMIAIPKAFAARKLFPKPFQDIEISVTVGRRWFWGGNTLDQIRKLGAEDIPPAEINENDPAAILFTSGSTGPSKGVLYTHSMFLHQVEVLRSSFGIQPGEIDLPTFPLFGLFDPLLGMICVLPEMDFTQPASVNPEKLIKLIKKFAITNSFGSPALWDTVSRHCIDQKITLPSIKRILMAGAPVPGTLIQRFDQILEDSAEIHTPYGATEALPVTSIERKTILGETWGKTQQGLGLCVGHPVPCMQLKIIKITDDSIPFWSPDLEQPAYEVGEVAVQSPWVTRKYFNPLSPANELAKIADGDNFWHRMGDLGWLDEQGRVWFCGRKSQRVITKSKTLYTIPCEAIFNQHPRVRRSALVGVGEQGLQEPVMVIEPEDTKLTPDSKETKALMQELLERGKQYPHTEEIKFFLIHPNFPVDIRHNAKIFREQLATWAEEKITE
- a CDS encoding glycosyltransferase family 39 protein; this encodes MKEKTIFNVLKPDSHAKVLLYIFLVALAFRLWGVTNPLLDFHSWRQTLTATIAQNFYLEEMNLLQPATNWVHEYYEFEFQVYPYLVALLYKIFGFHDILGRVVSIAFSLGTVGMLYLLGKRYYDPATGLVAAAIFSILPMSVFYTRAFMPESAMLFFSVAMLYSFTRWLDTGTWRDFFLASLFTTLTFLIKLPTLYMGGPLLFLAWLKFGKTIFAQYKLYLFVLLILAPPLLWYSHMADLHAQAHQGESIWLGNDKLANQGILFDYKFYKLIFWTRLVEKMFAFTAFPFLVLGMLSKTERKEQYLFHVWFFSVCAYFLIVAVGNQVHEYYQLPIIPVGSVFVGIFLAKFFKAHPNPGAWKRDIKVGLVLLMIVFIPIHSIYKLNKRLNFNRDYMTIGEVIKENSGENDRILLQDVGANRPQTFYYSDRKGWTLGYRQNLSPKDIDQYIANGAAYYAMAKIDLETVNKELFDYLSTAHQLVTRDSQLTLFKLNRPTSSYQSP
- a CDS encoding phosphatase PAP2 family protein gives rise to the protein MAKRTRKRASVQKVSTSPNEQYSPKLNTDYFLGILSDTKYILLSPLQWNTSDWLKASLVLGVTGAFFALDDEIRDFAQDKRSATTDDVAAVLEPFGNGGYTFPGLVAFYVYGHFAKNDKAKRVALLSVESFAVTGIFTFALKFSSGRTRPGSAENSREWSGFDFDNVSFPSGHTSSAFSIATVIASEYDDKPLVAPIAYSVAALTGLSRINDNKHWASDIFLGGALGYFVSKTILKLHSDKKGRHYTIYPRVSKKEVGLDFAMRF
- the dctP gene encoding TRAP transporter substrate-binding protein DctP, coding for MRKIFSYGLVLATAGFLLLSPGVSFAEGKKTRIKFATLAPEGSSWMKEIRRLADDVEKNTDGRVTFQFYPGGVSGDERDVIRKMRIGQIHAAGFTGVGLGEILPEVRVLDLPFLFNTDQEIQHVYEKMNGYFTDKFEENGYVLLGWVPVGWVHFFSTQEIHSVEDIKKTKPWMWEGDPLVEETYKALGVKPVPLSVTDVLMSLQTGLLDTIYASSQGALALQWFTKVKYMSQLRMGYATGAVLISKKKFDSLPEDCKPILKKLSEKYLKQLVQTIQKDNGSSIKIMQDNGVQLTELPEKKVIEEFHQAGAVTRKNLAGKLFSPKLLETVLNHLQEVK
- a CDS encoding DnaA/Hda family protein; this encodes MSETSPFSRQLILDFPSRPEFKFSNFVISEGSRFAYEVARQITSDAPLSYSTLYLYGDRNLGKTHLLMAIGNHISETQPDKKVIFLNGQEFVRKIGEKNSEEVTQTLRLLLEADYFLLDDADFLAKQPIAQEKLYHIYNTLQENNKKAVFAGLHSPEKLAATEPYLKSRFLWGMTAEIKPIDDTTTAKILTKLGNDIGLNIPEKTINYLLTHIPRDFLSIKNSVEKINQESFLRKRKVSIPLAKEALNRP
- a CDS encoding TRAP transporter TatT component family protein, yielding MRHISCFILFLTLIFGGCSGEQMAVRAALPLVEGQYASIQEEADPDLAEKAIPANLKMLEGFLKGDEKNLTLLHALSEGFCGYAFSFVEETQPDRASALYLRGRDYALRALEVETGIKRIDKLGLERFKKSLRKMTVKNVPSLFWTGQCWGGWLMLSLDIPNAFADVSKVELLMNLVLELDETYHYAGPHLFLGAFYGSRSKLLGGDPEKARKHFIKSLTLTSSRFLMSRVLYAKTYAVQVQDRNLFEDQLKAVIKTPSDILPEQRLANEVAKIKARRLLKLLGELF
- a CDS encoding DUF2065 domain-containing protein, producing the protein MLLFIYPGFLPVQPMSIFLAALGLMMVFEGIPYFCFPAQVKAFARKIPEIPDTTLRIVGLFLMLLGLAVAYFGRFITDNA
- a CDS encoding Do family serine endopeptidase is translated as MNLKIVKLPFVLMLAGALLLPVSFGSNGKGYLEQAFALSSDTVPLASNIFVDIAKKQNPAVVNVSVKAKRQAQPSARQFQAPPPPSSPPGGGPDPFKDFYDRFFGQQRPEQRPKGGMGSGFIIDPEGFVLTNFHVVDGADEITVTLDDDKEHTATLIGADSKTDIALIKIVRKEGNTKPFPHLNLGDSENLEVGEWVMAIGNPFGLSHTVTVGVVSALSRNIGAGPYDEFIQTDASINPGNSGGPLINIKGDVIGINTAIISGNSGGNVGIGFAIPINIAKTILKDLKEKGSVTRGWLGVMIQKITPELAKSFGLKVAKGALVGDVIPEGPADKAGIKRGDVIVKFNKEDIDEIETLPKIVARTSPDSQVPVEVIRDGKRKVFNITIEVLKEGETQVAAKEDPVGLQVQDITPELMASLQLDSPDGVLVSDVAADGAAGEAGIRRGDVITEINRTPVNSVQDYDNVTSAVKKESTVLFLVRRGGTTIYVAVKMN